TAAATTCAGAAAGTCATCCCGTCGTTCCCGAAGGTGCTGCGTTAAGGACGCTCAGACATCATCAAGTAGCTCCAATTGACGATGAATATGTAAATACCCGTTCAGATAAAGGTGGTGTTGAAACTGTATGGGCTGAAAATTTTGAAACTGAGGACGCATTTTGGTATTACACAGGTGCGGCTTACATAGTTACTCTTACTCCCGCCGACGAAATTGCCACACGATTTACTCCATTCCATAATGGTACACTTGATGGAACCTGGATATACTTTTATGGTGGCGATGCTACTTTAGTAACTATTAGTGTTTATGATAAGGATGCCAGTGGGTTGCCTGGAACGGTACTTGGCTCACTTGATGTAGACCCTGGTGCTGGAAATACAATAGATTTGTCCTCTTTAGGAATTACACTTACTAGTATGGAAGATTTCTTTATATCTGTTAAGATTTGTACTGGTACTACCCTTGATGTAATTTGTGATGATGGTTCCGGAACCGCTGCTCGTTCATTTAGTAATGATGGTACTGGATGGATATCCGAAGCTCCTTATGAGTGGTGCATTGATGCAAATGTTACCTGGACAGACACATGGACGACAGGAACTGGCAACTGGCAATATATTGAAAATGATACTATTCCTCACAGCCCCACACATTGCTGGTGGATTGATGAAGGGGTAGGCTATACCAATGACCCGTTGGTTTCCCCGACTTTCCATCTTATACCAGGATATAATCTATACTTTATAAGTATGTGGATTAATATTGAATTTCCCAGAACAGTAGCCGCTCCGGGTTATATTGATGAAACTTACAGACTGTGGATTGTAGATACAGATGCACCAGTTGATGATTATTGGCATATAGATGACCTGAATGCTTATGAAGGTAATTCCTGGTGGTGTGGACTTGAAGACCCCACCTGGGCTGGTGGCTGGGGTTATGGTAATAATTGGAATCAATGGATTGAGACCCCTGACTTGGATTTATCCACATCCAGTCCAATCTCCCTTGATTTTATGCAACGCTATGATGTAGAGTTGGATTACGATTATTGTTATGTTGAAATTTCTACTGATAATTGGGCTTCACAAACTACTCTTGCTACATATAATGGAACTAATAATACCTGGACTGCAGAACAGATAGACCTTAGTAGTTATGCTAACGAAAATGTAAAAATAAGGTTCCGCTTTATCTCTGATTCTGGCTGGTCTGATGAAGATGGTAATGATACTGAAGGTGCCTGGTTCATAGATAATGTTGTAATATCAGATGGCTCCACTACTTTCTTTGAAGATAATGCAGACGCTCAACAAAACTTCCTGGTAAATCCCGGCAATTTACCATGGGAAGCACTCTTCTATGATTATGATAGAGACTATCCTGCTCCTTCCTGTGGTTGGGAATTAATTGATAAAGATTATATCTTCAACGGTACATGTAATGTTACAGACTATGCTGATAAAGACATTAAACTTAAGGTAACCGTGACCACAGATGATAGTACCTATACCTTTGGTGCAGGCTTCTATGTTGATGATATAGATATCACAGGAATTTCTCTTCCTGAAGTTGATATGGCTTGTGATTTCACTCTTGTCCCATATCCATCAACTGTAGGACTTGATATTAAATCAGATTTAACACCTAAAGTCATTATAGGTCAAGAAGGTTATGGAAGTTCAGCAGCTAACATACGTATTGATGTAGAAGGTGCAGGATTTGAACCTCCAGATTTTGATTATTATGCACAAAATGTAGGTCCTTTAGGAATGGGTGAATACGGTATATTTGATCTAACGAGAAATCCAGGCTATACCCCAGTAGAAGGTACCTATGATTATGTGGCCTGGGTAGAAGCAGCAGGAGATACCGTACTTGACAACGACTATGCCCCCCCAATGTCAGTTCAAATTTATCCAGAAAATGAATATGAGCTTGGATATAATAGCAGAGTAGTAGGTCAGTACTACTATCCCGGCTGTACAGGTGCATTAACATACTTTTCACCTTATACTGATGGAGTGCTCACAGGAACTCACAATATTAATGGTATAAGACATTTATGTTATAACCGTCACATTCCATCTGGACCACCAGTACCACCGGAAACCGCTCCTTTAACATTCAAGGTTTATGATGCTACTTCTCCTACTACATTAGGTGCATTACTTTATGAAGAAGAAATTGACATTACTACATGGATGAGGTATCAATGGAAAAATATTCCATTCTCAAGTTCAGTTCCAGTAAGCAATGACTTCTTTATATTAATTACTGGTGAATTCATAAATGGAAATACTACTCCCGACCACCCAGAATACTTCATTCTTGTTGATGATAATACAGCTAAATACCTTGGTGATGTTAGTTATTATGATGGCCACGCATTCAATTTTGTATCAGTAGATACACTTGAAGCCTATTCTTATGATTTTTATTGCAATGCCTTAATGGATATGGTAGTGGGTGTTGGCCCAGGACATGAACCTGAAGTACCAACAACTTACCTTAATCAGAATTTCCCGAACCCTGTAACTTCAAATACAAATATCTCATTCAACCTAAAAGCAAATTCTGATGTTAAAATTTCAGTTTATAACATTAAAGGGCAGTTAGTTGAGACATTGGTAGATAATAAAATGGAGAAAGGACCTCATACTCTTACATGGAATAGCAAATCTCTATCTAATGGAATCTATTTCCTCAGATTAGAGACTCAAGAAACTACAATTACAAAGAAAATGGTTATTCTGCGATAATTATCATTCAATTTAAGCCCTGTCCCGATAAATCGGGGTGGGGCTTTTATTTTTTGGTGTCATAATAAAACTGTATGGCAAAAAAAGTAAAACAATCATTTAAAATCCAACCAATAATTTATTTGTTTTCTCTCTTGATTTTTACTAATCCATTTTTCATAACAAAAAAATACCTTTTATTTTTTCCATATAGGCTTTTAATACTTCAAATTCTAATTTTTGTTATTTGCACTCTTTTTTTTCTTTCACCCAAATATAAACTCAATAAGAAGAAACATCTTCCATTTTTGATTATTGGCATATATCTTTTATATAGTATTATTAGAACTATTTTTTTAATCCACCAGACGGCAGATTATGGTTTAGATGTTCTAATATATTTAATCCCTTCAATAATCTTATTTTTTATTATCTCTCAAATTAAAATCAATAAAAGTGAAAGATGTCTAATTGCAGGTTCATTTGTTTTCAGCTTTCTTATTTCAATTATTCCCGGATATTTTCTTCAATCACAGACTGTTGTTTCTTTTTCTCGTCTTAGCCTAAATTGGGCAAATCCTAATTATTATGCGAGTTATCTCTTAATTACTATTGGTTTTACTATCTATTTATGGAAATTATATTCAAATAAAAATGCTAAAAAAAACTGGATAAAATATTTTTCTCTTTTATCATCAATTTTAGTAATTATATTTTTATTCTGGACACAATCGCGTGGAGGTCTCCTTGCTTTTTTATTAGTGATGACTATTTTTATATTAGCATACAGTATAAAAAAGTCAAAATTTAAACTTCTTACAACTTCAGTAATTATACTATTAATACTATTCATAGGATTATTTTATACTTTTCAAAAAATTCGTCCAGCCACGATTATTTTTAGGGAAAGGATTTATCAATCAACTTTTGATTATATAAAAGATTTCTGGTTATTAGGGAGTGGTCTTGGTTCTTTTGTGCATTATTTTCCAAAGTATAAGCAAAGTGATTACAAATTGATAGGACAAGAGGATATTATTACACATACTCACAATGAATTTATGGAACAATGGACTGAAACCGGTATAATAGGACTACTACTTTTTTTAGCATTTATCATTGTAATAATATTAGAAGCTATAAAGAAAACTTCAATGTTTAAAGGGGAGAGGAAATATTTTATCGGTGCATGCTTGCTATCCCTTCTGCTTTTTATTACTCATAATCTCTTTACCATTACCATGCGACTATCTCCAATGCAGACATATTTTTATATTCTTGCAGGCTTAATCTTTGCTAATTATGGGGAAATAGATACCAAAATAAATAGAACGAATAAAAAGAAATATATTCTATTCATTCTTATCCCTTTGTTTCTATGGTTAATCTCAATAAATATAAAAAATATAACAGGATTGGGTTATTTTCAGAGGTCAAAGGAGGAATTTACAACTTCAAAAAGAGGATTATTCGCTTCAATAAAGTATGCTGAGAAAGCACGAAATTTTATCCCTCATAACTCTAATTTACTCTATCATCTTGGCTATTCCAACTTTTATGCGAAGAATTATCAAAAGGCGATTAAATATTTCGACAGATTG
This sequence is a window from Candidatus Cloacimonadota bacterium. Protein-coding genes within it:
- a CDS encoding T9SS type A sorting domain-containing protein yields the protein MKKKLCFLTILLLIFSVSLSWAIVKQATEPASKTESTLPKIVNSESHPVVPEGAALRTLRHHQVAPIDDEYVNTRSDKGGVETVWAENFETEDAFWYYTGAAYIVTLTPADEIATRFTPFHNGTLDGTWIYFYGGDATLVTISVYDKDASGLPGTVLGSLDVDPGAGNTIDLSSLGITLTSMEDFFISVKICTGTTLDVICDDGSGTAARSFSNDGTGWISEAPYEWCIDANVTWTDTWTTGTGNWQYIENDTIPHSPTHCWWIDEGVGYTNDPLVSPTFHLIPGYNLYFISMWINIEFPRTVAAPGYIDETYRLWIVDTDAPVDDYWHIDDLNAYEGNSWWCGLEDPTWAGGWGYGNNWNQWIETPDLDLSTSSPISLDFMQRYDVELDYDYCYVEISTDNWASQTTLATYNGTNNTWTAEQIDLSSYANENVKIRFRFISDSGWSDEDGNDTEGAWFIDNVVISDGSTTFFEDNADAQQNFLVNPGNLPWEALFYDYDRDYPAPSCGWELIDKDYIFNGTCNVTDYADKDIKLKVTVTTDDSTYTFGAGFYVDDIDITGISLPEVDMACDFTLVPYPSTVGLDIKSDLTPKVIIGQEGYGSSAANIRIDVEGAGFEPPDFDYYAQNVGPLGMGEYGIFDLTRNPGYTPVEGTYDYVAWVEAAGDTVLDNDYAPPMSVQIYPENEYELGYNSRVVGQYYYPGCTGALTYFSPYTDGVLTGTHNINGIRHLCYNRHIPSGPPVPPETAPLTFKVYDATSPTTLGALLYEEEIDITTWMRYQWKNIPFSSSVPVSNDFFILITGEFINGNTTPDHPEYFILVDDNTAKYLGDVSYYDGHAFNFVSVDTLEAYSYDFYCNALMDMVVGVGPGHEPEVPTTYLNQNFPNPVTSNTNISFNLKANSDVKISVYNIKGQLVETLVDNKMEKGPHTLTWNSKSLSNGIYFLRLETQETTITKKMVILR
- a CDS encoding O-antigen ligase family protein, which encodes MAKKVKQSFKIQPIIYLFSLLIFTNPFFITKKYLLFFPYRLLILQILIFVICTLFFLSPKYKLNKKKHLPFLIIGIYLLYSIIRTIFLIHQTADYGLDVLIYLIPSIILFFIISQIKINKSERCLIAGSFVFSFLISIIPGYFLQSQTVVSFSRLSLNWANPNYYASYLLITIGFTIYLWKLYSNKNAKKNWIKYFSLLSSILVIIFLFWTQSRGGLLAFLLVMTIFILAYSIKKSKFKLLTTSVIILLILFIGLFYTFQKIRPATIIFRERIYQSTFDYIKDFWLLGSGLGSFVHYFPKYKQSDYKLIGQEDIITHTHNEFMEQWTETGIIGLLLFLAFIIVIILEAIKKTSMFKGERKYFIGACLLSLLLFITHNLFTITMRLSPMQTYFYILAGLIFANYGEIDTKINRTNKKKYILFILIPLFLWLISINIKNITGLGYFQRSKEEFTTSKRGLFASIKYAEKARNFIPHNSNLLYHLGYSNFYAKNYQKAIKYFDRLLAISPYYPQAHFWKGYIYSKSNNWNKAINEYKAELKYDQYPKVYFNLAIAYHYINYEKASINYLQKYVEKIVEKIEKNLVLDRERILSQEKRNLNFAFENLKKYYIDKDKDKTSELEQIKKILSR